A genomic region of Alistipes megaguti contains the following coding sequences:
- a CDS encoding glycoside hydrolase family 3 N-terminal domain-containing protein, translating into MKRIATILLLSLTVLTAAAARAHDAAPRGWILWSAPDIEAVRNGLDDLPACCRIEVCTDAAPTLRLVNTLGERLDLCKAKGRKRTLHRYAIEIDPDAKHADACTVRQYADGILMSTRHLSGQQSPWRVEGADERWTGQMCIYVRDPNHRISASRLDFSPEADRFISDLLGRMTLAEKIGQLSQYVGSSLMTGPRAEGLSDSLFRHGLVGSVLNASGSEVIRSIQEKNLALSRLKIPVLFGMDVIHGYRTLFPVPLAEACSWDLEAIRRSARWAAVEASAAGIHWTFAPMVDITRDARWGRIVEGAGEDPFLGSRIAAARVKGFQWNLWQNNSVMACAKHWLAYGFPQSGRDYAPVDISPRTLFEVCLPPFKACVDAGVMTFMSAFNDLNGVPASGHPDMLRKYLQETWKFQGFVVSDWKSVEQLVAQGVAEDGRAAARIAFNAGVDMDMIDGLYNRYLGELVAAGQVDEKSIDEAVTRILRVKYSLGLFDDPYKYLDAERERTTLHAPKIVDAALDMARRSIVLLENNGILPLADTLRSIALIGPLADDRHEINGSWRCRALDADAVTIREGLTARLGKGGVVNYARGCGFDDTDRTGFAAAVEAARKSDAVVVAVGEKALFSGESRSRASLDLPGVQEELVMALIATGKPVVVVLLNGRPLTIGRIAEKAAAVVEAWFPGTTTGTAVAEILFGDYNPSARLAVSFPRSVGQIPCYYNYKRSGRPGDMPFSSTVRHIDLPNAPLYPFGYGLSYTEYTYSAPTTDKRRYSRRETIRVSVDVTNSGTRDGEETVQVYVSDPVASLVRPVKELKGFRKVFLKAGETRRVCVDIDPLSLGFYDLKMNYTVEKGRFDILVGPDSERLNAVSIELID; encoded by the coding sequence ATGAAAAGAATAGCAACGATACTTCTGTTGTCCCTGACGGTTCTGACGGCCGCCGCAGCCCGGGCACACGATGCTGCGCCCCGCGGATGGATCCTGTGGTCGGCGCCCGACATCGAAGCCGTCCGGAACGGTCTGGATGATCTTCCGGCCTGCTGCCGGATCGAGGTGTGCACGGATGCCGCACCGACACTCCGCCTCGTCAACACACTGGGCGAACGCCTCGACCTTTGCAAGGCCAAAGGCCGCAAACGCACGCTTCACCGTTACGCCATTGAGATTGACCCCGACGCGAAGCATGCCGACGCATGCACGGTCCGGCAGTATGCCGACGGCATCCTGATGTCGACCCGTCATCTGAGCGGACAGCAATCCCCCTGGCGGGTGGAGGGCGCCGACGAGCGGTGGACGGGCCAGATGTGCATCTATGTGCGCGATCCCAACCACCGGATCTCCGCCTCACGGCTGGATTTCTCGCCCGAAGCAGACCGGTTCATCTCGGATTTGCTCGGGCGCATGACCCTGGCCGAGAAGATCGGGCAGCTCTCGCAATACGTGGGCAGTTCGCTGATGACAGGTCCCCGGGCCGAGGGGCTCTCCGATTCGCTTTTCCGCCACGGCCTGGTCGGCTCGGTGCTGAATGCCTCGGGATCGGAGGTCATCCGCAGCATCCAGGAGAAGAACCTCGCGTTGTCGCGACTCAAGATCCCGGTGCTCTTCGGCATGGATGTCATCCACGGTTACCGCACGCTCTTTCCGGTTCCCCTGGCCGAGGCATGCAGCTGGGACCTGGAGGCCATCCGCCGCTCGGCTCGCTGGGCTGCCGTCGAAGCCTCGGCGGCCGGCATCCACTGGACCTTCGCCCCGATGGTGGACATCACGCGCGACGCCCGCTGGGGCCGGATCGTCGAGGGTGCGGGCGAGGACCCCTTTCTCGGAAGCCGGATCGCCGCGGCCCGCGTCAAGGGATTCCAGTGGAACCTCTGGCAGAACAACTCCGTAATGGCCTGCGCCAAGCACTGGCTGGCCTACGGATTTCCGCAGTCGGGACGTGACTATGCCCCGGTGGACATCTCGCCGAGGACCCTCTTCGAGGTCTGCCTGCCGCCGTTCAAGGCCTGCGTCGACGCCGGCGTGATGACCTTCATGTCGGCCTTCAACGACCTGAACGGCGTCCCGGCCTCGGGACACCCCGACATGTTGCGCAAATACCTGCAGGAGACCTGGAAATTCCAGGGCTTCGTAGTCAGCGACTGGAAGTCAGTCGAACAGCTCGTGGCCCAGGGTGTGGCCGAGGACGGCCGCGCGGCGGCACGCATCGCCTTCAACGCCGGTGTCGACATGGACATGATCGACGGACTCTACAACCGCTACCTCGGAGAACTCGTCGCGGCAGGCCAGGTCGACGAAAAGAGCATCGACGAAGCCGTAACGCGCATCCTGCGGGTGAAGTACTCGCTCGGGCTCTTCGACGATCCCTACAAATACCTCGATGCGGAACGCGAACGCACGACGCTGCATGCCCCGAAGATCGTCGATGCGGCGCTCGACATGGCACGCCGATCGATCGTCCTGCTGGAGAACAACGGCATCCTGCCCCTTGCCGATACGCTCCGCTCGATCGCCCTGATCGGCCCGCTGGCCGACGACCGACACGAGATCAACGGTTCATGGCGGTGCCGGGCGCTGGATGCCGATGCCGTAACGATCCGCGAAGGACTCACCGCTCGTCTGGGTAAGGGAGGCGTGGTGAACTACGCCCGCGGATGCGGCTTCGACGATACGGACCGCACGGGATTCGCGGCAGCCGTCGAGGCCGCCCGCAAGAGCGATGCGGTGGTCGTGGCCGTCGGCGAAAAGGCACTCTTCAGCGGCGAATCGCGGAGCCGCGCCAGTCTGGACCTGCCGGGTGTCCAGGAGGAGCTGGTCATGGCATTGATCGCCACGGGGAAACCCGTCGTCGTAGTGCTGCTGAACGGACGCCCGCTCACCATCGGACGCATTGCCGAAAAGGCCGCGGCGGTAGTCGAGGCGTGGTTCCCGGGCACGACCACCGGAACGGCCGTGGCCGAGATCCTCTTCGGCGACTACAACCCCTCGGCACGGCTGGCCGTCTCCTTTCCGCGTTCGGTGGGACAGATCCCCTGCTACTACAACTACAAACGTTCGGGACGTCCGGGCGACATGCCCTTCTCCTCCACGGTCCGGCACATCGATCTGCCCAACGCCCCGCTCTACCCCTTCGGCTACGGACTGAGCTATACGGAATATACCTATTCGGCCCCGACCACCGACAAGCGCCGATACTCGCGCCGGGAGACGATCCGCGTGTCGGTCGATGTCACGAACAGCGGCACGAGGGACGGCGAAGAGACCGTGCAGGTCTACGTAAGTGACCCGGTGGCCTCGCTCGTGCGTCCGGTCAAGGAGCTCAAGGGCTTCCGGAAGGTATTTCTCAAGGCCGGAGAGACCCGGCGCGTGTGTGTCGACATCGACCCGCTGTCGCTCGGATTCTACGACCTGAAGATGAACTACACGGTCGAGAAGGGTCGATTCGACATCCTGGTCGGCCCGGACAGCGAACGGCTCAACGCCGTATCCATCGAACTGATTGACTGA
- a CDS encoding SusC/RagA family TonB-linked outer membrane protein: protein MKLHLSIKQILRSVALWTACGLPLTLPAAGRDSLRISVAYGSQQEWERTEAQSSVSGEELLRTTSANVGNALQGRLPGLTLLQQSAEPGYDFDITNLAMRGRTTYTDNSRMLVFVDGFESTIESLTASEIESVTLLKDAAALVLYGMRGANGVLLVTTKRGLDSRPDIKVRIQSGIQQAMALPDPVDSYTYASLHNLASANDERTPLYGQQALDAYRNGSDPYLYPNVNWKEQMLRKIAPLTTADISFRGGNRIVKYYLLVGLTNNQGYYKGTDSKRRENSNAYYNAFNIRSNIDINITKRLSAALSFGGCIGDRSVPGGGSSAYSLLSSIYTTPPNAFPVRNPDGSLGGSSLLTNPVGELLYRGVYRENSRTFQLVFTPRYQLDFITRGLSLSASVAYNNYMADSSVKNRNYARYALSPGENAGEYVYTQYGADEPLEASEGFRTDWSRINFRVSLDYDRSFGRHDVSAGAFFLTDKYREYAVRSDMKYVNFAARATYSYDKRYIAQIAASYTGCDDFAPGHRFGLFPAVSVGWVLSNESWLKPAESIEYLKLRASVGLVGNNRNDAGRYLYDESYASTGSYLLGTGSSATGAFGSTIISNPALTCEKELIANVGLDAEFGFGLYLSADYFDRRRTGIVDQAEATTPGFIGASSSGILPYMNVGEVRNRGFELTLGWEKRSRAVTWSAEASVWYARNEILDMGEAARLYDYQYRKGHPAGTPFVLVADGLYQKEDFNADGSLADGLPVPQYGAVKPGDIKYVNQNDDQVIDSYDAVPVGYSELPEWNYAFTGRLSWKGLELELLFHGVAHRDLYLSGPTVWSFQDNGSASALARDSWTADNTDASYPRLSLSEFDNNYRTSTFWRRNGGYLRLKNLYLAYNIPSRKAAGQSKVCVYFNGTNLLTWSDLGDLADPESNDLITYPLARTYSLGLKFTF from the coding sequence ATGAAACTGCACCTATCCATAAAACAGATCCTGCGAAGCGTCGCCCTGTGGACGGCCTGCGGCCTTCCGCTCACCCTGCCGGCAGCCGGCCGCGACTCGCTGCGCATCAGCGTCGCATACGGAAGCCAGCAAGAATGGGAACGTACCGAAGCCCAGTCGAGCGTCTCGGGCGAGGAGCTGCTGCGCACCACCTCGGCCAACGTCGGCAATGCCCTCCAGGGACGGCTCCCCGGCCTCACCCTGCTGCAGCAAAGCGCCGAACCGGGGTATGACTTCGACATCACGAACCTGGCCATGCGCGGCCGGACGACCTATACGGACAACTCCCGGATGCTTGTCTTCGTAGACGGGTTCGAGTCCACGATCGAGAGCCTGACAGCCTCCGAAATCGAATCGGTAACCCTGCTCAAGGATGCCGCAGCCCTGGTTCTCTACGGCATGCGCGGCGCCAACGGCGTGCTGCTGGTCACCACCAAACGCGGCCTGGATTCGCGCCCCGACATCAAGGTCCGCATCCAGTCGGGCATCCAGCAGGCCATGGCCCTGCCCGACCCCGTGGACTCCTACACCTATGCCTCGCTCCACAACCTGGCTTCGGCCAACGACGAGCGTACGCCCCTCTACGGACAGCAGGCCCTCGACGCCTACCGGAACGGCTCGGATCCCTACCTCTACCCCAATGTGAACTGGAAGGAACAGATGCTCCGCAAGATCGCTCCCCTGACCACGGCCGACATCTCGTTCCGCGGAGGCAACCGGATTGTCAAGTACTACCTGCTGGTCGGACTCACCAACAACCAGGGATACTACAAAGGCACCGACTCCAAACGCCGCGAGAACTCCAATGCCTACTACAACGCCTTCAACATCCGTTCGAACATCGACATCAACATCACCAAACGCCTCTCGGCAGCCCTGAGTTTCGGCGGATGCATCGGTGACCGTTCGGTTCCAGGCGGAGGCAGCTCGGCCTACAGTCTGCTGAGCTCGATCTACACCACGCCGCCGAATGCCTTCCCGGTGCGGAACCCCGACGGGAGTCTGGGCGGAAGTTCGCTGCTGACCAACCCCGTGGGCGAACTGCTCTACCGCGGAGTCTATCGCGAAAACAGCCGCACCTTCCAACTCGTCTTCACGCCCCGCTACCAGCTCGACTTCATCACCCGCGGCCTCAGCCTCAGCGCCTCGGTCGCCTACAACAACTACATGGCCGATTCGTCGGTCAAGAACCGCAACTACGCCCGCTACGCCCTCTCACCGGGTGAGAATGCCGGCGAGTATGTCTACACGCAGTACGGAGCCGACGAACCGCTGGAGGCCTCGGAAGGGTTCCGTACGGACTGGAGCCGCATCAACTTCCGCGTCTCGCTCGACTACGACCGCTCGTTCGGCCGGCATGACGTTTCGGCCGGAGCCTTCTTCCTGACCGACAAGTATCGCGAATACGCCGTGCGTTCGGACATGAAGTACGTCAATTTCGCGGCCCGAGCCACCTACTCCTACGACAAGCGCTACATCGCCCAGATCGCCGCCTCCTACACGGGTTGCGACGACTTCGCTCCGGGACACCGTTTCGGACTCTTCCCCGCCGTATCGGTCGGCTGGGTACTCTCCAACGAATCGTGGCTCAAGCCGGCAGAGTCGATCGAATACCTGAAGCTGCGGGCTTCGGTCGGGCTGGTCGGAAACAACCGCAACGACGCCGGACGCTATCTCTACGACGAGTCCTACGCCTCGACAGGCTCCTACCTGCTCGGCACCGGAAGCTCCGCCACGGGTGCCTTCGGCAGTACGATCATCTCCAATCCGGCACTGACCTGCGAAAAGGAGCTCATCGCCAACGTCGGTCTCGACGCGGAATTCGGGTTCGGACTCTACCTGAGCGCCGACTACTTCGACCGCAGGCGTACGGGCATCGTGGACCAGGCCGAAGCCACCACGCCGGGATTCATCGGCGCCTCTTCGAGCGGGATCCTCCCCTACATGAATGTCGGCGAGGTCCGTAACCGCGGCTTTGAGCTCACGCTCGGGTGGGAGAAAAGGAGCCGCGCCGTCACCTGGTCGGCCGAAGCCTCGGTGTGGTACGCCCGCAACGAGATCCTCGACATGGGCGAGGCTGCCAGACTCTACGACTACCAGTACCGCAAGGGGCATCCCGCCGGAACACCCTTCGTCCTGGTCGCCGACGGACTCTACCAGAAGGAGGACTTCAATGCCGACGGTTCGCTGGCCGACGGGCTTCCCGTCCCGCAGTATGGAGCCGTCAAACCCGGCGACATCAAGTACGTGAACCAGAACGACGATCAGGTCATCGACAGTTACGATGCCGTGCCGGTCGGCTATTCCGAACTGCCCGAATGGAACTACGCCTTCACGGGACGCCTCAGCTGGAAGGGGCTCGAACTCGAGTTGCTGTTCCACGGCGTCGCCCACCGCGACCTCTATCTGAGCGGTCCGACCGTCTGGTCGTTCCAGGACAACGGTTCGGCCTCGGCCCTGGCCCGCGACAGCTGGACGGCTGACAATACGGACGCCTCCTATCCGCGACTCTCGCTCTCGGAGTTCGACAACAACTACCGCACCTCCACCTTCTGGCGGCGCAACGGCGGCTACCTGCGTCTCAAGAACCTCTACCTGGCCTACAACATCCCCTCGCGCAAAGCGGCCGGACAGAGCAAGGTCTGTGTCTATTTCAACGGCACGAACCTCCTGACATGGAGCGACCTGGGCGATCTGGCCGACCCGGAAAGCAACGACCTGATTACATATCCCCTGGCCCGAACCTACAGCCTGGGACTGAAATTCACCTTCTAA
- a CDS encoding RagB/SusD family nutrient uptake outer membrane protein, with product MKRFINVLFALSIVSAAGCSNFLEREYDSYVDKERTYISYEKTSQALVNVYRYLPDGLNRIGSDAMFDAATDDAEFTVETNSVQRFNTGAWSPQYNPDDQWNSLYTGIRYANEFIENVHHVDLDNYRLDPNNQTEYQNRLKDLDIWENEARFLRAFFYFELLKRYGPVPIVTTVLPVSGDYSDVERPSLDEVVSFISDECDKAAAGLETYPWRDKASAYGRATKGAALALKSRLLLYAASPLYLDWTNTDESYLPSNPDKWKAAADAAKAVIDLNVYTLYGDYEGLFANNISNNEFIFQRRYANSATFETLNFPVSFGGTGGTSPSLNLMEAYELKNGKPFSWDDELNAAHPFTYRDNRLRATFLLNGDTWKDGTVEAYRNGKDGAGQPNATKTGFYLRKYLNEDVNVQTGGNLLGHVWPYFRLAEIYLNYAEALNEYDPGNPDIEQYLNQVRRRAGQPSVSGLSQAEMRKKIRAERRVELAFEEHRAWDVRRWKIASTTLGADLRGLEITKDAASEQLVRASVRKATTRSIPQSEIPEGWYYYDGDEFNGSAIDNSYWGLYGADSPVGNESYGQPTGNVQTYRAAQASIVQEGGTSFVRLHATKEGNPPHPAHASVANRDGWWSAALSSRDADKYGYPAKYYPLHARIEVRAKVAYLYGIWNGSWCRYYDGASYAELDMQEFFVKTWEGQERRLSQALHLHDNDKGSDVGESTLGVNVNGYGRHSIMNFDPGADFHVYGVQVDPDPEAPQEHVIISYLLDGKVTNTFRTRDYGDRYNTFVKKAFQEGRTESAWDIAITAQIGGKDENGIGYPEDRDPNLRNVDMDVDWVRVFTREPLDPDVPPQPEYPEAEGYSYAPIVVERRSFEPKMYWYPIPESEIMQTGWSQNTSW from the coding sequence ATGAAACGATTCATAAACGTACTGTTTGCCCTGTCGATCGTATCCGCAGCCGGATGTTCGAATTTTCTCGAACGGGAATACGACTCGTACGTCGACAAGGAGCGCACCTACATCTCGTACGAAAAGACGAGCCAGGCGCTGGTGAACGTATACCGGTACCTGCCCGACGGACTCAACCGCATCGGCTCCGACGCCATGTTCGACGCGGCGACGGACGATGCCGAATTTACCGTCGAAACCAACTCCGTACAGCGGTTCAACACCGGGGCCTGGAGTCCGCAATACAACCCCGACGATCAGTGGAACTCGCTCTATACCGGTATCCGCTATGCGAACGAATTCATCGAAAACGTCCACCACGTCGATCTGGACAACTACCGCCTCGACCCGAACAACCAGACCGAATACCAGAACCGCCTGAAGGATCTGGACATCTGGGAGAACGAAGCCCGTTTTCTGAGGGCGTTCTTCTACTTCGAACTGCTCAAGCGTTACGGCCCGGTGCCGATCGTCACCACGGTGCTGCCCGTCTCGGGCGACTACTCCGACGTCGAACGTCCGTCGCTGGACGAGGTCGTCTCGTTCATCTCGGACGAATGCGACAAGGCGGCCGCCGGGCTGGAGACCTATCCCTGGCGCGACAAGGCCTCGGCATACGGTCGGGCCACGAAGGGTGCGGCCCTGGCGCTCAAGAGCCGGCTGCTGCTCTACGCCGCCAGCCCGCTCTATCTCGACTGGACCAACACGGACGAAAGCTACCTCCCGTCGAATCCCGACAAGTGGAAGGCGGCAGCCGATGCCGCCAAGGCGGTGATCGACCTGAACGTCTACACGCTCTACGGCGACTACGAAGGACTCTTTGCAAACAACATCTCCAACAACGAGTTCATCTTCCAGAGGCGATATGCCAACAGTGCAACCTTCGAGACGCTCAACTTCCCGGTAAGTTTCGGCGGCACGGGAGGCACCTCGCCGTCACTGAACCTCATGGAGGCCTACGAACTCAAGAACGGGAAGCCCTTCAGCTGGGACGACGAGCTCAATGCCGCACACCCGTTCACCTACCGCGACAACCGCCTGCGGGCGACGTTCCTCCTCAACGGCGATACCTGGAAGGACGGGACCGTAGAGGCCTACCGCAACGGCAAGGACGGCGCCGGGCAGCCCAACGCTACCAAAACGGGATTCTACCTGCGCAAATACCTCAACGAGGATGTCAACGTCCAGACGGGCGGCAACCTGCTGGGACACGTATGGCCCTATTTCCGGCTGGCGGAGATCTACCTCAACTACGCCGAGGCGCTCAACGAATACGACCCGGGCAATCCCGACATCGAACAGTATCTCAATCAGGTACGCCGCCGGGCAGGACAGCCATCGGTCTCGGGACTTTCGCAGGCCGAGATGCGTAAAAAGATCCGGGCCGAGCGTCGTGTCGAGCTGGCCTTCGAGGAGCACCGGGCCTGGGACGTGAGACGCTGGAAGATCGCCTCAACGACACTCGGCGCCGACCTGCGCGGTCTGGAGATCACCAAGGACGCCGCTTCGGAACAACTTGTCCGTGCCTCCGTGCGGAAAGCGACCACAAGATCCATCCCCCAATCCGAAATCCCGGAGGGCTGGTACTACTACGACGGCGACGAGTTCAACGGCTCGGCCATCGACAACTCCTACTGGGGGCTCTACGGTGCCGACAGCCCCGTCGGAAACGAATCCTACGGACAACCCACGGGCAACGTCCAGACCTATCGTGCGGCCCAGGCCTCGATCGTCCAGGAGGGAGGAACGAGTTTCGTACGCCTGCACGCCACCAAGGAGGGCAATCCTCCCCATCCGGCTCATGCGTCGGTTGCCAACCGGGACGGCTGGTGGTCGGCCGCTCTGTCAAGCCGTGATGCCGACAAGTACGGCTATCCGGCCAAATACTACCCGCTGCACGCCCGCATTGAGGTCCGGGCCAAGGTTGCCTACCTGTACGGTATCTGGAACGGCAGCTGGTGCCGCTACTACGACGGCGCAAGCTATGCGGAACTCGACATGCAGGAGTTCTTCGTCAAAACGTGGGAGGGTCAGGAGCGCCGACTGAGCCAGGCCCTGCACCTGCACGACAACGACAAGGGTTCGGATGTCGGCGAAAGCACCCTGGGGGTCAACGTCAACGGATACGGGCGGCATTCGATCATGAATTTCGATCCGGGCGCCGATTTCCACGTCTACGGCGTACAGGTCGATCCCGATCCCGAAGCGCCGCAGGAGCATGTCATCATCAGCTACCTGCTCGACGGCAAGGTGACGAACACCTTCCGCACACGGGACTATGGCGACCGCTACAACACCTTTGTCAAAAAGGCCTTCCAGGAGGGACGCACCGAAAGCGCCTGGGACATCGCCATCACGGCTCAGATCGGCGGCAAGGACGAAAACGGAATCGGATATCCCGAAGATCGGGATCCGAATCTGCGGAATGTCGACATGGACGTCGACTGGGTTCGCGTCTTCACGCGTGAACCGCTGGACCCCGATGTCCCGCCCCAGCCCGAATACCCCGAAGCCGAGGGTTACAGCTATGCCCCGATCGTCGTGGAACGACGTTCGTTCGAGCCCAAAATGTACTGGTATCCGATTCCCGAGTCGGAGATCATGCAGACGGGCTGGAGTCAAAACACCTCTTGGTAA
- a CDS encoding FN3 domain-containing metallophosphoesterase family protein yields MKRIILILTLALLGGTATATAEEHREIRITHGPWLCDMDATGVTVMWKTDRPALSWVEVAPDDGKHFYSNAHPRHYDAEHGRRRALETLHKVRLEGLQPGTRYMYRIFSQATDGWSYSDYAHFGKTVSTSVYQQEPLRFTTLDPKADSVRFVVFNDIHGRAEDLRDLCRQVDFAACDFVVLNGDMRSTTESEEQLFEGWLDVCVECFASQVPILFVRGNHENRGAYADRLYDYFPHPSGRFYHTFKAARTEFVVLDCGEDKPDTDIEYGGIAEFDPYREREARWLSEALDSDSKRRIVFLHIPPATSTWHGDLHLQQTLLPILNRSSVDLMISGHTHRYALYRADDTVHFPRLVNDNRSGMRVVVGRDTVRVTIFGTENRRLSFGIDRK; encoded by the coding sequence ATGAAAAGAATCATTCTCATCCTGACGCTGGCGCTGCTCGGCGGCACGGCCACGGCCACGGCCGAAGAGCACCGCGAGATCCGCATCACCCACGGACCCTGGCTCTGCGACATGGACGCCACGGGGGTGACCGTCATGTGGAAGACCGACCGTCCGGCCCTCTCGTGGGTCGAGGTGGCGCCCGACGACGGCAAGCACTTCTACAGCAACGCACACCCGCGCCACTACGACGCCGAACACGGCCGGCGCCGGGCCCTCGAAACGCTCCACAAGGTGCGTCTCGAAGGGCTGCAACCCGGAACGCGCTACATGTACCGGATCTTCTCGCAGGCCACCGACGGCTGGTCCTACAGCGACTACGCCCACTTCGGGAAGACGGTCTCGACGTCCGTCTACCAGCAGGAGCCGCTGCGCTTCACGACCCTCGACCCCAAGGCCGACAGCGTCCGTTTCGTGGTCTTCAACGACATCCACGGCCGGGCGGAGGATCTGCGGGATCTCTGCCGCCAGGTCGACTTCGCGGCGTGTGACTTCGTGGTGCTGAACGGCGACATGCGCTCGACAACCGAAAGCGAAGAGCAGCTCTTCGAAGGCTGGCTCGACGTCTGCGTGGAGTGCTTCGCCTCGCAGGTGCCCATCCTCTTCGTCCGCGGCAACCACGAAAACCGGGGCGCCTATGCCGACCGGCTCTACGACTACTTCCCACACCCGAGCGGTCGTTTCTACCACACGTTCAAGGCTGCGAGAACGGAGTTCGTGGTGCTCGACTGCGGCGAGGACAAGCCCGACACGGACATCGAATACGGAGGCATTGCCGAATTCGACCCCTACCGGGAACGGGAGGCCCGCTGGCTCTCCGAGGCACTGGATTCCGACAGCAAGCGCCGGATCGTCTTCCTGCACATTCCGCCCGCAACGTCGACCTGGCACGGCGATCTGCACCTGCAGCAGACCCTGCTCCCGATTCTGAACCGCTCGTCGGTGGACCTGATGATCTCGGGCCACACCCACCGCTACGCCCTTTACCGGGCCGACGACACGGTGCATTTTCCCCGGCTTGTCAACGACAACCGAAGCGGCATGCGCGTTGTCGTGGGCCGCGACACGGTCCGTGTCACGATTTTCGGGACCGAGAACCGCCGGCTGAGCTTCGGCATCGACCGCAAATGA